One genomic segment of Alosa sapidissima isolate fAloSap1 chromosome 13, fAloSap1.pri, whole genome shotgun sequence includes these proteins:
- the LOC121680843 gene encoding myosin heavy chain, fast skeletal muscle-like: MADGDMAAYGAAAIYLRKPERERLEAQTRPFDAKTACFVVDKEDLYVKGTIKKKEGGKVVVETLETKEEKTVKEDEIFPLNPPKYDKIEDMAMMTHLNEASVLYNLKERYAAWMIYTYSGLFCVTVNPYKWLPVYDQEVVDAYRGKKRVEAPPHIFSVSDNAFQFMLQDRENQSVLITGESGAGKTVNTKRVIQYFATIAVSSGKKSEASAGSSGKIKGSLEDQIIAANPLLEAYGNAKTVRNDNSSRFGKFIRIHFATTGKLASADIETYLLEKSRVTFQLPDERGYHIFFQMMTNHKPEIIEMSLITSNPYDFPMCSQGQITVASINDKEELDATDDAIDILGFTGEEKVTIYKLTGAVLHHGNMSFKQKQREEQAEPDGTESADKVAYLLGLNSADMLKALCYPRVKVGNEYVTKGQTVPQVNNAVSALSKSIYERMFLWMVIRINQMLDTKQPRQFYIGVLDIAGFEIFDYNSMEQLCINFTNEKLQQFFNHTMFVLEQEEYKKDGIVWDFIDFGMDLAACIELIEKPMGIFAILEEECMFPKASDTTFKNKLYDQHLGKNKAFEKPKPAKGKAEAHFSLVHYAGTVDYNVSGWLDKNKDPLNDSVIQLYQKSGVKLLPVLYPPVVEEPAGGAKKGGKKKGGSMQTVSSQFRENLGKLMTNLRSTHPHFVRCLIPNEIKKPGYMQNFLVIHQLRCNGVLEGIRICRKGFPSRILYADFKQRYKVLNASVIPDGHFIDNKKASEKLLGSIDVDHTQYMFGHTKVFFKAGLLGDLEEMRDEKLANLVTMTQALCRAYLMRKEFVKMMERREAIFTIQYNIRSFMSVKTWPWMKVYYKIKPLLQSAETEKELANLKEEHGKLKEVHAKVEARKKELEEKMVSLVQERNDLALQVASGNEGLNDAEERCEGLIKSKIQLEAKLKETTERLEDEEEINAELTAKKRKLEDECSELKKDIDDLELTLAKVEKEKHATENKVKNLTEEMAAQDESIGKLTKEKKALQEAHQQTLDDLQAEEDKVNTLTKAKTKLEQQVDDLEGSLEQEKKLRMDLERTKRKLEGDLKLSQENIMDLENDKQQSEEKLKKKDFETSQLLSKIEDEQSLGAQLQKKIKELQARIEELEEEIEAERAARAKVEKQRADLSRELEEISERLEEAGGATAAQIEMNKKREAEFQKLRRDLEESTLQHEATAAALRKKQADSVAELGEQIDNLQRIKQKLEKEKSEFKMEIDDLSSNMEAVAKAKSNLEKMCRTLEDQLGEVKAKSDESARQNNDLSAQKARLQTENGELGRQVEEKEALVSQLTRSKQAFTQQIEELKRLNEEEVKAKNALAHAVQSARHDCDLLREQFEEEQEAKAELQRGMSKANSEVAQWRTKYETDAIQRTEELEESKKKLAQRLQEAEEQIEAINSKCASLDKTKQRLQGEVEDLMIDVERANALAANLDKKQRNFDKVLAEWKQKYEEGQAELEGAQKEARSLSTELFKMKNSYEEALDQLETLKRENKNLQQEISDLTEQLGETGKSIHELEKAKKTVETEKAEIQTALEEAEGTLEHEESKILRVQLELNQVKGEVDRKLAEKDEEMEQIKRNSQRVIDSMQSTLDAEVRSRNDALRIKKKMEGDLNEMEVQLSHANRQAAESQKHLRTIQGQLKDAQLHLDDAVRGQEDMQEQAAMVERRNGLMVAEIEELRAALEQTERGRKVAEQELVDASERVGLLHSQNTSLINTKKKLEADLVQVQSEVDDIVQEARNAEDKAKKAITDAAMMAEELKKEQDTSSHLERMKKNLEVTVKDLQHRLDEAENLAMKGGKKQLQKLESRVRELEGEVEAEQRRGVDAVKGVRKYERRVKELTYQTEEDKKNISRLQDLVDKLQLKVKAYKRQSEEAEEQANTHLSKFRKVQHELEEAEERADIAESQVNKLRAKSRDGGKGKEAAE; the protein is encoded by the exons ATGGCGGACGGTGATATGGCTGCGTATGGCGCAGCTGCCATCTACCTTCGTAAgcctgagagggagagacttgAAGCCCAAACCAGGCCCTTTGATGCAAAAACTGCttgctttgtggttgataaagaGGACTTGTACGTCAAGGGTACAATTAAAAAGAAGGAAGGCGGCAAAGTTGTTGTTGAAACGCTTGAAACCAAGGAG GAAAAGACAGTGAAGGAAGACGAAATCTTCCCCTTAAATCCTCCCAAATACGACAAAATTGAGGACATGGCCATGATGACCCACCTCAATGAAGCCTCTGTCCTGTATAACCTCAAAGAGCGTTATGCAGCATGGATGATCTAT ACCTACTCTGGACTTTTCTGTGTCACTGTGAACCCCTACAAGTGGCTCCCAGTATACGATCAAGAAGTGGTGGATGCCTACAGAGGCAAGAAGCGTGTGGAGGCCCCACCCCacatcttctctgtctctgacaaCGCATTTCAGTTCATGCTCCAAG acagagagaatcaGTCTGTCCTGATTAC CGGAGAATCTGGTGCTGGCAAGACTGTAAACACCAAACGTGTCATCCAGTACTTTGCAACAATTGCAGTGTCTAGTGGGAAGAAGTCAGAGGCATCAGCCGGCAGCAGTGGAAAAATTAAG GGCTCTCTTGAAGACCAGATTATTGCTGCCAACCCACTGCTGGAGGCTTATGGTAATGCCAAGACTGTGAGGAATGACAACTCTTCACGTTTT GGAAAATTCATCAGAATTCACTTTGCCACAACTGGAAAACTGGCTAGTGCTGATATTGAGACTT ACCTGCTGGAGAAGTCTAGAGTGACATTCCAGCTTCCTGATGAGAGAGGCTACCACATCTTCTTCCAGATGATGACCAACCACAAGCCTGAAATTATAG AAATGTCCCTCATCACATCCAACCCCTATGACTTCCCAATGTGCAGTCAGGGTCAGATCACTGTGGCGAGCATTAATGACAAAGAGGAGTTGGATGCCACAGAT GATGCCATTGACATCTTGGGTTTCACTGGAGAGGAGAAAGTCACCATTTACAAGCTGACTGGTGCTGTGCTCCATCATGGCAACATGTCGTTCAAACAGAAGCAGCGCGAGGAGCAGGCTGAGCCTGATGGCACTGAGA GTGCTGACAAAGTCGCATACCTCTTGGGCCTGAACTCCGCTGACATGCTGAAGGCTTTGTGCTACCCAAGAGTGAAAGTCGGAAATGAGTATGTCACCAAGGGTCAGACTGTGCCACAG GTCAATAACGCAGTGTCGGCCTTGTCCAAGTCCATCTATGAGAGGATGTTCTTGTGGATGGTCATCCGTATAAACCAGATGCTGGACACTAAACAGCCAAGGCAGTTCTATATCGGTGTGCTGGATATTGCTGGCTTTGAGATTTTTGAT TACAACAGCATGGAACAGCTGTGCATCAACTTCACCAATGAGAAACTGCAACAGTTCTTCAACCACACCATGTTCGTTCTGGAGCAAGAGGAGTACAAGAAAGATGGCATTGTATGGGATTTCATTGACTTCGGCATGGACTTAGCCGCTTGCATTGAGCTCATTGAGAAG CCTATGGGAATCTTTGCCATTCTTGAAGAGGAGTGCATGTTCCCCAAGGCCTCTGACACCACTTTCAAGAACAAGCTGTATGACCAGCATCTTGGCAAAAATAAGGCCTTTGAGAAGCCCAAGCCTGCTAAAGGCAAGGCTGAGGCCCACTTCTCCCTGGTGCACTATGCCGGCACTGTGGACTACAATGTTTCTGGGTGGCTGGACAAGAACAAGGATCCACTGAACGATTCTGTTATACAGCTGTACCAGAAGTCGGGAGTTAAACTCCTGCCTGTCCTGTACCCACCTGTTGTTGAAG AGCCTGCTGGTGGCGCTAAGAAGGGTGGTAAGAAGAAGGGTGGCTCCATGCAAACTGTGTCATCACAGTTCAGG GAGAACTTGGGCAAACTGATGACCAACTTGAGGAGCACCCATCCCCACTTTGTGCGTTGTCTGATTCCAAATGAAATTAAGAAACCAG GTTATATGCAGAACTTCCTGGTCATCCACCAGCTCAGGTGCAATGGTGTGCTGGAGGGTATCAGAATCTGCAGAAAGGGTTTCCCAAGCAGAATCCTCTATGCTGACTTCAAGCAGAG ATACAAAGTGCTGAATGCCAGTGTCATCCCTGACGGCCACTTCATTGATAACAAGAAGGCTTCTGAGAAGCTATTGGGATCGATTGATGTTGATCACACGCAATACATGTTTGGACACACAAAG GTGTTCTTCAAAGCTGGTCTGCTGGGTGACCTtgaggagatgcgagatgagaAACTGGCTAACCTGGTCACAATGACTCAGGCTCTCTGCCGTGCATACCTGATGAGGAAGGAGTTTGTCAAGATGATGGAAAGGAG AGAAGCAATCTTCACCATCCAGTACAATATACGGTCATTCATGAGTGTCAAGACCTGGCCATGGATGAAGGTTTACTACAAGATCAAGCCTCTGCTGCAGAGTGCCGAAACTGAAAAGGAATTGGCCAACCTGAAGGAGGAGCATGGAAAACTCAAAGAAGTCCATGCCAAGGTAGAGGCCAGGAAGAAGGAGCTTGAGGAGAAGATGGTGTCTCTGGTGCAAGAGAGAAATGACCTGGCGCTGCAAGTGGCATCT GGAAATGAGGGTCTCAATGATGCTGAGGAGAGGTGTGAGGGTCTCATCAAAAGTAAGATCCAGCTTGAGGCCAAACTCAAAGAGACAACCGAGAGattggaggatgaagaggaaatCAATGCTGAGCTGACTGCCAAGAAGAGGAAATTGGAGGATGAGTGCTCTGAGCTCAAGAAGGACATTGATGATCTGGAGCTCACCTTGGCCAAagtggagaaggagaaacatGCCACTGAGAACAAG GTCAAGAACCTGACAGAGGAGATGGCCGCTCAGGATGAGTCCATTGGTAAGCTGACAAAGGAGAAGAAAGCACTCCAAGAGGCACACCAGCAGACTCTTGATGATCTTCAGGCAGAGGAAGACAAAGTCAACACTCTGACTAAGGCCAAGACTAAGCTTGAACAACAAGTGGATGAT CTTGAAGGTTCCCTGGAGCAAGAAAAGAAGCTCCGTATGGATCTTGAGAGAACTAAGAGAAAGCTTGAGGGAGACCTGAAGTTGTCCCAGGAGAACATCATGGATCTGGAGAATGACAAGCAGCAGTCTGAGGAGAAGCTGAAGAA GAAGGACTTTGAAACAAGCCAACTTCTTAGCAAGATTGAGGATGAACAATCCTTGGGTGCTCAGCTTCAGAAGAAGATCAAGGAGCTTCAG GCCCGCATTGAGGAACTGGAGGAAGAGATTGAGGCTGAGCGTGCCGCTCGTGCCAAGGTTGAGAAGCAGAGAGCTGATCTCTCCAGGGAACTTGAGGAGATCAGTGAGAGGCTTGAGGAGGCTGGTGGTGCCACTGCTGCTCAAATTGAGATGAACAAGAAGCGTGAGGCTGAGTTCCAGAAGCTGCGTCGTGACCTTGAGGAGTCCACCCTGCAGCATGAAGCCACTGCTGCAGCTCTCCGCAAGAAGCAGGCAGACAGTGTGGCTGAGCTGGGAGAGCAGATCGACAACCTCCAGCGTATCAAGCAAAAGcttgagaaggagaagagtgaattcaagatggagatTGACGACCTCTCCAGCAATATGGAGGCTGTTGCTAAGGCTAAG TCCAACCTGGAGAAGATGTGCCGCACCCTTGAGGACCAACTGGGTGAAGTCAAGGCCAAGAGCGATGAGAGTGCTCGCCAGAACAATGACCTCAGTGCTCAGAAAGCAAGACTTCAGACTGAAAATGGAGAGCTTGGCCGCCaagtggaagagaaagaggctCTTGTATCTCAGCTGACCAGGAGCAAGCAAGCCTTCACTCAGCAAATTGAGGAGCTGAAGAGACTGAATGAAGAGGAAGTCAAG GCCAAGAATGCCCTGGCCCATGCTGTTCAGTCTGCACGCCATGACTGTGACCTCCTGAGGGAGCAGTttgaggaagagcaggaggcTAAAGCTGAACTGCAGCGTGGCATGTCCAAGGCCAACAGCGAGGTTGCACAGTGGAGGACCAAGTATGAAACTGATGCCATCCAGCGCACTGAAGAACTTGAGGAGTCCAA GAAAAAACTTGCCCAGCGTCTGCAGGAGGCTGAGGAGCAAATCGAGGCTATCAACTCCAAGTGTGCCTCTCTGGACAAGACCAAACAGAGACTCCAGGGTGAGGTTGAGGACCTCATGATTGATGTAGAAAGAGCCAACGCTCTGGCTGCCAATCTTGACAAGAAGCAGAGGAACTTTGACAAG GTTCTGGCAGAGTGGAAGCAGAAGTACGAGGAGGGTCAGGCTGAGCTGGAGGGTGCCCAGAAAGAGGCCCGTTCTCTCAGCACTGAGCTGTTCAAGATGAAGAACTCCTATGAGGAGGCTCTTGACCAGTTGGAAACTCTGAAGAGGGAAAACAAGAACCTCCAAC AGGAGATCTCGGACCTGACTGAGCAGCTGGGTGAGACTGGAAAGAGCATTCATGAGCTGGAGAAGGCCAAGAAGACAGTTGAGACTGAGAAGGCTGAGATTCAGACTGCGCTTGAAGAGGCTGAG GGAACTCTTGAGCATGAGGAGTCCAAGATTCTTCGTGTCCAGCTTGAGCTGAACCAGGTCAAGGGTGAGGTTGACAGGAAACTTGCAGAGAAGGATGAAGAGATGGAGCAGATCAAGAGGAATAGCCAGAGGGTGATTGACTCCATGCAGAGCACTTTGGATGCTGAGGTCAGGAGCAGGAATGATGCCCTGAGAATCAAGAAGAAAATGGAGGGAGACCTCAATGAGATGGAGGTTCAGCTGAGCCATGCTAACCGCCAGGCTGCTGAGTCCCAGAAACACCTAAGGACCATTCAGGGTCAGCTCAAG GATGCCCAGTTGCACCTTGATGATGCTGTTCGAGGACAGGAAGACATGCAGGAGCAGGCTGCCATGGTGGAGCGCAGGAACGGCCTGATGGTGGCTGAGATTGAGGAGCTCAGGGCTGCCctggagcagacagagagaggccgcAAAGTGGCTGAACAGGAGCTTGTTGATGCCAGTGAGCGTGTTGGCCTCTTGCACTCCCAg AACACAAGTCTGATTAACACCAAGAAGAAGCTTGAGGCTGACCTGGTTCAGGTCCAGAGTGAGGTTGATGACATCGTCCAGGAGGCTAGAAATGCTGAGGACAAGGCCAAGAAAGCTATCActgat GCTGCCATGATGGCAGAGGAGCTGAAGAAAGAGCAGGACACCAGTTCTCATCTggagaggatgaagaagaaCCTGGAGGTCACTGTGAAGGATCTGCAGCACCGCCTGGATGAGGCTGAGAATCTGGCCATGAAGGGTGGAAAGAAACAACTCCAGAAACTGGAATCCAGG GTTCGTGAGCTGGAGGGTGAGGTCGAGGCTGAACAGAGACGTGGTGTTGATGCAGTCAAGGGGGTCCGAAAATACGAGAGGAGGGTGAAGGAGCTCACCTACCAG ACTGAGGAGGACAAGAAGAACATCAGCAGACTCCAGGATCTGGTTGACAAGCTGCAGCTGAAGGTCAAGGCCTACAAGAGACAGTCTGAGGAAGCT GAGGAGCAGGCCAACACCCACCTGTCCAAGTTCAGGAAGGTGCAGCATGAGctggaggaggctgaggagcgTGCTGACATTGCTGAGTCTCAGGTCAACAAGCTGAGGGCCAAGAGCCGTGATGGTGGCAAG gGCAAAGAGGCTGCTGAGTAA